The following are encoded in a window of Drosophila simulans strain w501 chromosome 3L, Prin_Dsim_3.1, whole genome shotgun sequence genomic DNA:
- the LOC6737959 gene encoding probable chitinase 10: MKWLLNGPLLLIILMVHRNRADEDLVVAPGPDDDGEGLSVQDKEIYDMYENTQINVCGNVADGVYLPYVGNCSKYIECENKTIKEVGSCMDLAKDNTDICDPNKPCELGYDPVLQVCTYMEKVQCLPTCESFRLSSFCYDNTCTKYVLCYYGKPVLRQCHDGLQYNNATDRCDFPEFVDCVANDCSATFQPEDIIYLSSKASCSKYYVCSNGHPWEQECAPGLAYNPSCKCCDFAKNVNCTIDAAARNILPYSRTPLRRADIKCPLMGTHFFTHKSRRDAYYYCVEGRGVTLDCTPGLYYDPKVEDCRRPEFVGV; encoded by the exons A TGAAGTGGCTATTAAATGGGCCCCTACTATTGATCATATTGATGGTTCATCGGAACCGGGCCGACGAAGATCTGGTAGTGGCCCCCGGTCCAGACGACGATGGTGAGGGCTTAAGTGTCCAGGATAAGGAAATTTACGATATGTACGAAAACACCCAGATAAATGTCTGCGGCAATGTGGCGGATGGAGTTTATTTGCCCTATGTTGGAAATTGCTCCAAATATATCGAGTGTGAAA ACAAAACCATTAAGGAAGTAGGAAGCTGTATGGATTTGGCAAAGGATAATACAGATATTTGCGATCCAAACAAGCCGTGTGAGCTGGGCTACGATCCTGTTCTCCAAGTGTGCACCTACATGGAGAAGGTACAGTGCCTGCCCACCTGTGAGTCGTTCCGATTGAGCAGCTTCTGCTACGACAACACCTGTACCAAGTACGTGCTCTGCTACTACGGCAAACCCGTGCTGCGCCAATGCCACGATGGACTCCAGTACAACAACGCCACGGATCGCTGTGACTTCCCCGAGTTTGTCGACTGTGTGGCCAACGACTGTTCCGCCACCTTCCAGCCAGAGGACATCATCTACCTGAGTAGCAAGGCCTCCTGCAGCAAGTACTACGTCTGTTCCAATGGTCATCCGTGGGAACAGGAGTGTGCTCCTGGCTTGGCCTACAATCCCAGCTGCAAGTGCTGCGATTTTGCCAAGAATGTTAACTGCACG ATTGATGCTGCAGCCAGGAATATTCTGCCTTATTCCCGAACCCCTCTGCGTCGTGCTGACATTAAGTGTCCCCTTATGGGAACTCACTTTTTCACACACAAATCTCGCCGAGATGCATACTATTACTGCGTCGAAGGACGTGGAGTCACACTAGACTGCACTCCGGGTCTTTACTACGATCCCAAGGTGGAGGATTGCCGCAGACCGGAATTCGTTGGTGTCTAA